From a single Miscanthus floridulus cultivar M001 chromosome 8, ASM1932011v1, whole genome shotgun sequence genomic region:
- the LOC136475657 gene encoding benzoate O-methyltransferase-like: MVENAIKEVYTALLPKTMTIADLGCSAGPNTLLFISSIISIIVEQCKSGGDDSVELQFFLNDLPSNDFNKLFRSIEKFKKPNTTGEMAHLPPLYYIMGLTESYYNRLFPRESVHLFHSSYCLHWRSQGPEGLEAWRKTYLNEDNIYITKTTTPFVVKQFQKQFHKDFSLFLKLRHEELVHGGQMVLIFLGRKNEDVYSGDLNQLFGLVPRSLQSLVLKGLVDKEKLQSFNLPVYEPSVGEVKELVMQSHLFNMDLIKQFEANWDPLDDSEGDNVEDSACSSMNIAKCIRSILKSLIVCHFGETILDAWFAEFRCLVAKHLEKEKTKFTIIAMSLKKE, translated from the exons ATGGTTGAGAATGCCATCAAAGAAGTGTACACAGCTCTTCTCCCCAAAACTATGACTATTGCCGACCTAGGATGCTCTGCAGGACCAAACACATTGCTCTTCATTTCTAGTATTATAAGCATCATTGTTGAACAATGTAAATCTGGTGGAGATGATTCTGTGGAACTTCAATTCTTCTTGAATGACCTTCCCAGCAACGACTTTAACAAACTATTTCGGTCAATTGAGAAGTTCAAAAAGCCAAATACAACGGGTGAAATGGCACATCTACCGCCTTTGTACTATATTATGGGGTTAACAGAATCCTATTACAACAGGCTTTTTCCTCGTGAAAGTGTCCATCTATTTCACTCTTCATACTGTCTTCATTGGCGCTCCCAG GGACCTGAGGGACTAGAGGCGTGGAGAAAAACTTATCTAAATGAAGACAACATTTACATTACAAAGACCACGACACCTTTTGTGGTGAAACAATTCCAAAAGCAGTTCCATAAGGACTTCTCCCTCTTCTTGAAGCTGCGCCATGAAGAACTTGTGCATGGAGGGCAAATGGTCCTTATATTTCTTGGGAGGAAGAATGAGGATGTATACAGTGGTGATCTCAATCAACTTTTTGGATTGGTTCCAAGATCGTTACAGTCTCTTGTTTTGAAG GGCCTTGTGGACAAGGAAAAGCTACAATCTTTCAATCTACCAGTCTATGAGCCGTCAGTTGGAGAAGTGAAGGAACTAGTCATGCAAAGCCATTTGTTCAACATGGACCTAATTAAACAATTTGAGGCAAACTGGGATCCTTTAGATGATTCTGAAGGTGATAATGTTGAGGATAGTGCCTGCAGTAGCATGAACATTGCTAAGTGCATCAGATCCATACTAAAGTCTTTAATTGTTTGCCATTTTGGAGAAACCATACTTGACGCATGGTTTGCCGAGTTCAGGTGCCTTGTCGCTAAGCACCTTGAAAAGGAGAAGACCAAGTTCACCATCATCGCCATGTCCTTGAAGAAAGAATAA
- the LOC136471055 gene encoding uncharacterized protein, with the protein MRPAGPPTKPAGAGAGAVQGSSRRSSRRPGGAVLRLLQAPAVVALAAALAVSSSPGLGPPASEPLCNLPPTLSGEDGGGRQGEANRIRHPKSDRAARCTSKCVSTCVLGGYGAPGVAGPFNIRRPLVVFKDTFRSRQYCLVECSDICNLLKDGEDDQ; encoded by the exons ATGCGGCCGGCGGGGCCACCGACGAagcccgccggcgccggcgccggggcgGTCCAGGGCAGCAGCAGGCGTAGTAGTAGGAGGCCCGGCGGCGCCGTCCTGAGGCTGCTGCAGGCGCCGGCGGTcgtggcgctggcggcggcgctcGCGGTGTCGTCGTCGCCGGGGCTGGGGCCCCCGGCGTCGGAGCCGCTATGCAACCTCCCGCCGACGCTGTCCGGCGAGGACGGCGGCGGGCGGCAAGGCGAGGCGAACAGGATCCGGCACCCCAAGTCGGACCGCGCGGCGCGCTGCACGTCCAAGTGCGTCAGCACCTGCGTCCTCGGCGGCTACGGCGCGCCGGGCGTCGCCGGTCCCTTCAACATCCGGAG GCCCCTGGTGGTCTTCAAGGACACCTTCCGAAGCCGGCAGTACTG CTTGGTGGAGTGCTCGGACATCTGCAATCTACTCAAGGACGGCGAAGATGACCAGTGA
- the LOC136471054 gene encoding benzoate O-methyltransferase-like, with amino-acid sequence MDIRYDFHMAEGEGEWSYSKNSRRPEIYLRETRPVVENAIKEVYTTLHSKTMIIGDLGCAAGPNTLLFISSVISTIVELCKSSGDDYVELQFFLNDLPGNDFNELFRLIEKFKRPNITGERAHLPPLYYIHGSPESYYNRLFPRESVHLFHSSYGLHWRSQEPEGLEAWRKTYLNEDNIYITKTTTPFVVKQFQKQFHKDFSLFLKLRHEELVHGGQMVLIFLGRKNEDVYNGDLNQLFALVARALQSLVLKGLVDKEKLESFNLPVYGPSVGEVKELVMQSHLFNMDLIKQFEMNWDPFDDSEGDDVEDTARSSMNIAKLIRPALKSLIVRHFGETIIDTWFTEFRSLVAEHLEKEKTKFTTIIMSLKKE; translated from the exons ATGGATATAAGATATGATTTTCATATGGCTGAAGGGGAAGGAGAATGGAGCTACTCCAAGAATTCTAGGCGTCCA GAAATATATTTACGTGAGACCAGGCCAGTGGTTGAGAATGCCATAAAAGAAGTGTACACAACTCTTCACTCCAAAACTATGATCATTGGCGACCTAGGATGCGCTGCAGGACCAAACACATTGCTCTTCATCTCTAGTGTTATAAGCACCATTGTTGAGCTGTGTAAATCTAGTGGAGATGATTATGTGGAACTTCAATTCTTCTTGAATGACCTTCCTGGCAACGACTTTAACGAACTATTTCGGTTAATTGAGAAGTTCAAAAGGCCAAATATAACGGGTGAAAGGGCGCATCTACCACCTTTGTACTATATTCACGGGTCACCGGAATCCTATTACAACAGGCTTTTTCCCCGTGAAAGTGTCCACCTATTCCACTCTTCATACGGTCTTCATTGGCGCTCCCAG GAACCTGAGGGCCTAGAGGCGTGGAGAAAAACTTATCTAAATGAAGACAACATTTACATTACAAAGACCACGACACCTTTTGTGGTGAAACAATTCCAAAAGCAGTTCCATAAGGACTTCTCCCTCTTCTTGAAGCTGCGCCATGAAGAACTTGTGCATGGAGGGCAAATGGTCCTTATATTTCTTGGGAGGAAGAATGAGGATGTATACAATGGTGATCTCAATCAACTTTTTGCATTGGTTGCAAGAGCGTTACAGTCTCTTGTTTTGAAG GGCCTCGTGGACAAGGAAAAGCTAGAATCTTTCAATCTACCAGTCTACGGGCCGTCAGTTGGAGAAGTGAAAGAACTAGTCATGCAAAGCCATTTATTCAACATGGATCTAATCAAACAATTTGAGATGAATTGGGATCCTTTCGATGATTCAGAAGGTGATGATGTTGAGGATACTGCCCGTAGTAGCATGAATATTGCTAAGTTGATCAGACCCGCACTAAAGTCTTTAATTGTTCGCCATTTCGGAGAAACCATAATTGACACATGGTTTACCGAGTTCAGGTCTCTTGTTGCTGAGCACCTTGAAAAGGAGAAGACCAAgttcaccaccatcatcatgtccttgAAGAAAGAATAA